AAGCAATTCTATAAACTCCGCAGCATTGTAAATGTAAATGGTGGCAAACACGATACTGATGAGCGGAACGATGATCAGGATTATATAAAGCAGGGAAAGCAATCCCTTATCCGGATTATCTTCCAGGTTAAAAACACTGAAGGAGATCAGCAACAATAAAAAAGTGTACGCAATCATGATGCGGTTTCGCATGATATCAATAATTACGTATTTGATGATTTTCTGCATTTGATTATTCTTCTCTCATCACTGCTGCGATGGCTTTAGATAGTTTTGTTTCAGCAGTATCATTTCTCAACTCTTCTACTGATTTGTGAAATTTTAATTTTCCGTCCTGCAGGTAAATCACCTGTGTCACCACCTCATCCAGATCGCTGAGAATATGTGAAGTAATCAGAATGAGTTTGCCCTGTTCTTTTTCTTTCCGGATTTTTTCTTTCAGTATTTCAGACGACAATGGATCAAGACCTGCAGTTGGCTCATCAAGAATCATTACATCAGGGTTAAAGAGAAACGCAAGTGCAGCACTTACTTTCTGCCGCGTGCCGCCTGAAAGCGTCCGCATTCTTTTTTCCATCAGCGCATACAGCCCGAATTGCTCCATCAACTCTTCATCAAAGGAAACCACATCATCCTTTCGCAAGTCTCTCATCATAGCAAATACCTGTTTCATGGTCATGTTATCTGGAAAGCGACCGCTTTGTGGCATGTAACCTACTTTTCTCCGGTACTTCCAGTCCTTTGCAATATTCTTTTCATCAAAAAAAATCTCTCCTCCGCCAGGAACCACCATTCCCAGGATACATTTGATCAAAGTGGTTTTGCCTGAACCGTTTGGACCAATCAGTGCAACGCATTCACCACGTTTACACCAGATGGAAATTCCATCCAGCGCTTTCAATCCTCCAAATGATTTAGTAAGATTATTTACAGTAATCATGTCGTCAATGGTTTCATCGCCGGAGTTGCATCCAAAAAATTTTCCGGTGTTATCGTCGGAATAATTTTCTCCACATTGTCGAGCAACGTTACCATAAAACTATGCAACAGCATCATGGCTTCAGGCACCTGTTCGGTTAACATGCTGTAGAATGTAATGGGATGAAACGGAACATCTCCCACGCCGTTGCGGTCAAGATCATATCCCAGGTATTTATCCCAATAATTTCCGGCAAGCACATTAAGCACCAACGATCCGTTGGTAGCAACATCAAAGGTATTCGACATAAAATTATTCGCGCGGATCGTGTTGCCACTGCAACTTGCCTGCATACGCATTGCTGTTCCGTTTTTTGAAAAGTCGTTGTTCAAAACTTCAATCCGGTTGGTTCCTTCCATGTAAATGCCTGACGTATTCTGGCTGAATTGGTTTCCTTTCACGTAGCTGTCAGAAATTTCCTTCATCAGAATTCCGTAGGATGCACTGCCCCAGTTTTCAGAAAACGTATTGTTGGTCATGGTAACATTATGCGAAAACATTACGGCGCAGCCGGAGCCATTTCCTGTAAAAAAATTCTTATCGAAAATGTTACTGTGTGAAAACATGAAATGCAATCCATAACGCACGTTGTGTATACTCCTGTTTTCTGATATAACCGAATTGGATACAAACTCGAAATAAATTCCATCACGGTGTCCGGTAATCGTATTGCCTGATATTATCATGCTGTCGCAATGCCAGCAGTGAATTCCATTGCCTGACTTCATTTCGTCAGCACCCTTTGCCAGAAAACGATTGTTGATGATAAAACATTTAGTGGCGCTGAGATTGTAAACTCCGAAGTAAGTGTCGTCAAAGAAATTATGCCTGATTACAACATGATGGACATAATAAATTTTGATGGCTGACATTTCCGCAATATCTGAATACCCGGAACGGATGAGGTGAAATCCATCAATCACCACGTCATTTGATTTCACGGAAATGATCTCAAACCGGTCTTCACCATCCAGCACCGGCATATTGTTGCCGAGTAACACAATTGCTTTTTCTATTACGATGTTTTTTTCCTGATAGGTTCCCTTCGAAACCAGGATCGTATCTTTTGCTTTCGCAATCCGAAGCGCTTCCTTTATTGATTTTAATTTACCCTGCTCACCCACTTTCCAAACCGTTGCATGAATTGCCGGACTGATAAACAGAAAGGAAACTACCAAGATGAACTTTGCCACCATTTTCATGCAGATATATTGCGCGATTTTTTTACTGCTTCGAAAGTTGTTTCCAGGTTATTACTTCACCACCCAATTGCTGCTGAATTTTTTTCAGACTGTCTGTGACTGCAAAAGTTGCCACATTGCCGTTCATGGGCGAACCCAGCTTTGGGCTTGACAAAAAAAATGCGTTTTCAGTGTTTACAAATTTATGATCGCCGGAAAAATCAGTGAGATAAGCGGCCGCTGCCTTTTGATTTTTAAATGCTTCAGACTGCAGATAAGCCAGCAGGCAATGTGCATCGTCAAAACGCATCACTTTCCCTTTTGCAGTTATTAGTTCACCGGCAAACTTTGCATCCATTATAGTCATCTTACAATTGTCGCAATTATCCGCACCGTATTTTATGGGTTGCGGCGACTGACTGCAAC
The genomic region above belongs to Chitinophagaceae bacterium and contains:
- a CDS encoding ABC transporter ATP-binding protein, producing MITVNNLTKSFGGLKALDGISIWCKRGECVALIGPNGSGKTTLIKCILGMVVPGGGEIFFDEKNIAKDWKYRRKVGYMPQSGRFPDNMTMKQVFAMMRDLRKDDVVSFDEELMEQFGLYALMEKRMRTLSGGTRQKVSAALAFLFNPDVMILDEPTAGLDPLSSEILKEKIRKEKEQGKLILITSHILSDLDEVVTQVIYLQDGKLKFHKSVEELRNDTAETKLSKAIAAVMREE
- the nosD gene encoding nitrous oxide reductase family maturation protein NosD is translated as MVAKFILVVSFLFISPAIHATVWKVGEQGKLKSIKEALRIAKAKDTILVSKGTYQEKNIVIEKAIVLLGNNMPVLDGEDRFEIISVKSNDVVIDGFHLIRSGYSDIAEMSAIKIYYVHHVVIRHNFFDDTYFGVYNLSATKCFIINNRFLAKGADEMKSGNGIHCWHCDSMIISGNTITGHRDGIYFEFVSNSVISENRSIHNVRYGLHFMFSHSNIFDKNFFTGNGSGCAVMFSHNVTMTNNTFSENWGSASYGILMKEISDSYVKGNQFSQNTSGIYMEGTNRIEVLNNDFSKNGTAMRMQASCSGNTIRANNFMSNTFDVATNGSLVLNVLAGNYWDKYLGYDLDRNGVGDVPFHPITFYSMLTEQVPEAMMLLHSFMVTLLDNVEKIIPTITPENFLDATPAMKPLTT